From Methanomassiliicoccales archaeon LGM-RCC1, one genomic window encodes:
- a CDS encoding ArsA family ATPase has protein sequence MRLIIYTGKGGVGKTSTSAATAYRLAKKGHRTLLMSTDSAHSLGDSLGIDLGTEIKHISKNFDAFEIDIIHEMKTKWADIQSYVVEFMESQGMGSITAEEMAIFPGMEMISALFYVNQFNESGEYDVIVMDTAPTGETLRLLSLPEAANWYVMKFYSTFKKLMALARVTVGKVSNVPLPSSEVMDTVDVLKDTFQSVSGILDDPKCTTVRLVLNPEQMVIKETMRAYTYLSLYNRNVEMLVVNKVYPDEILNSGIFDEKAKEQKFHMEEIHSAFDPMEIKVCHMRSTELRGLEMLEYMADEIYGKEDPIKVYSSESPMSFRSEDGIDMLVMKMPFVEAADVELFRVNASSLMVHVGSQKRNIHLPDSLLSAEILGADFIENELIIKFKRN, from the coding sequence ATGAGGCTCATCATCTACACCGGGAAGGGCGGAGTAGGAAAGACATCAACTTCTGCGGCTACAGCATACAGACTGGCCAAGAAAGGTCACCGCACCCTTCTGATGAGCACCGATTCAGCTCATTCTCTGGGCGATTCCCTGGGGATCGATCTGGGAACGGAGATCAAGCACATCTCGAAGAACTTCGACGCATTCGAGATAGACATCATCCATGAGATGAAGACCAAATGGGCCGACATCCAGTCGTACGTGGTCGAGTTCATGGAATCCCAAGGCATGGGGAGCATCACTGCTGAAGAGATGGCGATCTTCCCCGGAATGGAGATGATCTCAGCCCTTTTCTACGTCAACCAGTTCAACGAGAGCGGAGAGTACGACGTCATAGTGATGGACACCGCCCCCACAGGAGAGACGCTCAGGCTGCTGAGCCTGCCTGAAGCGGCGAACTGGTATGTGATGAAGTTCTACAGCACATTCAAGAAGCTGATGGCCTTGGCCCGCGTAACCGTCGGAAAGGTGTCCAACGTCCCCCTTCCGTCATCCGAGGTCATGGATACCGTGGATGTACTGAAGGATACCTTCCAGAGCGTCAGCGGGATCCTGGATGATCCCAAATGCACAACCGTCAGGCTGGTCCTCAATCCTGAGCAGATGGTCATCAAGGAGACCATGCGCGCCTACACTTATCTGAGCCTTTACAACAGGAACGTCGAGATGCTCGTGGTCAACAAGGTCTACCCAGACGAAATCCTGAATTCCGGCATATTCGATGAGAAGGCCAAGGAGCAGAAATTCCACATGGAGGAGATCCACAGCGCCTTCGATCCCATGGAGATCAAGGTCTGCCATATGAGGAGCACCGAGCTCAGGGGCCTTGAGATGCTGGAGTACATGGCCGATGAGATCTACGGCAAGGAGGACCCGATCAAGGTCTACTCCTCTGAAAGCCCCATGAGCTTCCGCAGCGAGGACGGGATCGATATGCTGGTCATGAAGATGCCTTTCGTGGAGGCAGCGGATGTGGAGCTGTTCCGTGTCAATGCGTCATCGCTCATGGTCCACGTTGGAAGCCAGAAGCGCAACATCCATCTTCCGGATTCTTTACTATCTGCAGAAATCCTTGGCGCAGATTTCATAGAGAATGAACTCATTATCAAATTCAAGAGGAAC
- the hdrB gene encoding CoB--CoM heterodisulfide reductase subunit B, protein MAKYAFFLGCIAPLRYPGIEKSTRDVCEALGIELVDLNDASCCPAPGVIRAFNKKTWLAAAARNLALAEKQGLPIITICNGCYGSLFDAAHELAEDKELLAEVNKILAEIGMEYKGTTKVHHFAEVLYNEVGVEKIKAAVTNPLEYQVAAFYGCHFLKPSEIKQVDDPENPHILDDLIEATGAKSMPRKQKTLCCGAGGGLKAAFGDVAKKFTETNLENMKASGAQFIIDVCPFCHLQFDGVQKDLGYSIPVLHLSQLLGLAIGMDAKDLALSTHQTPVVL, encoded by the coding sequence ATGGCAAAATACGCATTCTTCCTCGGATGTATCGCACCCCTCAGATACCCCGGAATCGAGAAGTCAACAAGGGATGTCTGTGAGGCGCTCGGAATCGAACTCGTCGACCTCAACGACGCAAGCTGCTGCCCTGCACCCGGAGTCATCAGGGCCTTCAACAAGAAGACATGGCTCGCAGCTGCAGCAAGGAACCTCGCTCTCGCAGAGAAGCAGGGTCTCCCCATCATCACAATCTGTAACGGATGCTACGGATCCCTCTTCGACGCAGCCCACGAGCTCGCCGAGGACAAGGAGCTCCTCGCAGAGGTCAACAAGATCCTCGCAGAGATCGGAATGGAGTACAAGGGAACCACAAAGGTCCACCACTTCGCCGAGGTCCTCTACAACGAGGTCGGAGTCGAGAAGATCAAGGCCGCCGTCACCAACCCCCTGGAGTACCAGGTCGCAGCATTCTACGGATGCCACTTCCTGAAGCCCAGCGAGATCAAGCAGGTCGACGACCCCGAGAACCCCCACATCCTCGACGACCTCATCGAGGCTACCGGAGCCAAGTCCATGCCCAGGAAGCAGAAGACACTCTGCTGCGGTGCAGGAGGAGGACTCAAGGCAGCTTTTGGAGACGTTGCAAAGAAGTTCACCGAGACAAACCTCGAGAACATGAAGGCATCCGGAGCACAGTTCATCATCGATGTCTGCCCGTTCTGCCACCTTCAGTTCGACGGTGTCCAGAAGGACCTGGGATACAGCATCCCCGTTCTCCACCTCTCGCAGCTCCTCGGACTTGCGATCGGAATGGACGCCAAGGACCTCGCACTCTCCACGCACCAGACACCTGTTGTGCTCTGA
- a CDS encoding 30S ribosomal protein S3ae, whose translation MARQQAARKVKDKWKAKEWYKIHAPKMFNEAEIGDTPSADPEYVIGRTVEVTVQDLTGDFSKMHIKLKFKVNATEGTDAKTVFVGHDLTSDYVRRLTRRRKTKTDHVVDFYTKDGFKYRVKTMSIADRRIQSSQEEGMRAIISETLTNMGKEMTLSEIVKAIINGTLSRDLAKACHVIIPIKRIEIRKSEVLEFGEGEPEAVFTADEMVSTQAPEAAAPAEETAEEAPAEESEEAPAEEASE comes from the coding sequence ATGGCAAGACAGCAAGCAGCACGTAAGGTGAAGGACAAGTGGAAGGCGAAGGAGTGGTACAAGATCCACGCCCCCAAGATGTTCAATGAGGCAGAGATCGGAGACACACCCTCGGCAGACCCCGAGTACGTTATCGGACGTACCGTCGAGGTCACCGTTCAGGACCTGACCGGGGACTTCTCCAAGATGCACATTAAACTAAAGTTCAAGGTCAACGCGACAGAGGGAACCGATGCGAAGACAGTCTTCGTCGGACACGACCTCACAAGCGACTACGTAAGAAGGCTCACCCGCCGCAGAAAGACCAAGACCGACCACGTCGTGGACTTCTACACCAAGGACGGCTTCAAGTACAGGGTAAAGACCATGTCCATCGCGGACAGGCGTATTCAGTCCTCCCAGGAGGAGGGAATGAGAGCCATCATCTCCGAGACCCTGACCAACATGGGTAAGGAGATGACACTGTCCGAGATCGTCAAGGCAATCATCAACGGAACCCTCTCCAGGGACCTCGCAAAGGCATGCCACGTCATCATCCCCATCAAGAGGATCGAGATCAGGAAGTCCGAGGTTCTCGAGTTCGGTGAGGGAGAGCCCGAGGCAGTCTTCACAGCCGACGAGATGGTCAGCACCCAGGCACCCGAGGCAGCAGCTCCCGCAGAGGAGACCGCCGAGGAAGCACCTGCAGAGGAGTCCGAAGAGGCTCCCGCAGAGGAAGCCTCCGAGTGA